A genomic region of Acidobacteriota bacterium contains the following coding sequences:
- a CDS encoding MG2 domain-containing protein: MAEQNEHQSSEEKKTSDEQKPAEAEKPAEKPQAGGSGGAGSAGGGSAAGGSGDKDGGDGGDGGGFFSDWRNPVIAALVLLLVILGGVALFQGGDGVEESSVEAVEVFDVVLDRENREYLDILFDRPLGEGHVGEVLGEAPATIDPPLAGNWRWLDVSSLRFEPSGGFPMASQYAVTLIPERLLAEGQELAGEARLTVRTDQFLVETVEVTEEPLLDGEAKVVLRGTIRFNYPVDPETLAPLIRLEDSEAEGGQIEVSLEQAYWTRPNIGFRTGPVQKTSQERSVRLVVDAALTPDAGNVPLGQAFVEELLVGSKDKLSVRSVESFPGERESRIEVAFSSPVTSAAARSFVAVSPDVDYRLSAARNKLTLTGAFQPGARYQLKLGEGLPAADQAVLREGVSYDVRLSDLDSSADFQSQGMFLSAQGPRAVAIETVNVQKVTLSVDRVYLNNLFSLITYGGRLNTDSTYSGARLARSLGDRLKSKTLQIQGQRNRSVTTVVPLAEMLRGEEPGLYRVLLSRPGDWQAQQRWILVTDLGAVAKRGDEDFLVWAASSRTLAPAAGARVTLYSDQNQKIGEGITNESGLWRLGDPHKLQETQPFLVTVEKGGDFTFLYLDRMGIDTAGLEVSGAEPRGSGYTAYLYGERNLYRPGETVEGVAIVRSGDLSTPPAMPVLLRHRDPQGRVLGTQQLQLDRRGLAELSLELPPYALTGGHSLELEAAEKILGTYRFQVEEFIPDRIEVAIEPEGERVGPGEELSYTVESSYLFGPPSAGLAVESRVRLVSAPFAPEEFAAYAFGDGDRSFEDREIFHHQGKLDDEGQARLTAPAVAVSEVPAALEAVVTARVQEAGGRGVTALTRVPIHPVPYYLGLKRQGEGYPEPGQEVTFDYVAVSPAGKKAGAQEISGELVAELILERWNTVLRKTPSGTYRYESSRESVPVQQKTLSGSGQGTVTFQPADYGRHRLRISDPATGAATSVAFYVSGWGYSPWAIENPSRVELDLDREEYRPGDTATVQVRSPFPGKLLLTIEGDKVLDTQVHTLSGNTATVQVPIRGSYRPNVYVAATVVRSSKDLEPGAVARAFGAVALPVDRITNRLRTDLQVAEEVRSQTEVEIGVRTAPGAAVTIAAVDEGILQLIAQESPEPFEFFYQRLALGVRSYDSFSLLLPDVEGAAPAGGGDFADGAAQYLRTESIRRVKPVAFWSGVVTADSSGLATTRIEVPEFQGALRVMAVTVDGRKFGSADQRLRVRDPLVLLPTLPRVLSYRETVRIPVTVRNDTGADGPVEVSLEVSGDGKAAGSATQSPQVPHGGEATIYFDLATAEAGDEVELRITARAQGETARTTGWVPLRPDLPAVATRRSGQLQEARLELPLEGGALRAGTEQRRLRIGAVPLVQFSGRLRDLLTYPYGCLEQTVSRAFPLLYLADLAQQLEPELLDPEAGAADPETLVLDAARRIARLQLSSGGFALWQGETQPDAWSSVYASHFLVEAQRAGYPVDSLVLERALVYQAGQVRSKATYGAEELERLVYSLYVLARAGRGDLGTMDFLRGKHGQALQTDSRALLAAAYAAVGDGDAVDELLAGLGEVERVERQTGGNLDSTIRRRALTLLAMLDAAPQSPRLPQLVDRLARDASTAGVWTTQESGMTLLALGQFFRRQGEAPPISGRVLLGDEVLGTFDSRQPAVFSRIAGSAPLVIEAQTAGGDGAAYYSLTTRGVPTDAAFQPEQAGLEVQRELLARDGRALSGPVQQGELVVLRARVRSVVGPVKNVVVEALLPSGLEIENPRLETTETLTWVTDAAGAPRYVDLRDDRALLFVDLPANSWQTYYTVLRAVTPGQFRLPPIHAEAMYDPALRATGQRSTLEVAVQE, translated from the coding sequence GCAATCCGGTCATCGCCGCCCTGGTGCTGCTGCTGGTGATCCTGGGGGGCGTGGCGCTCTTCCAGGGTGGGGACGGGGTGGAGGAGTCCTCGGTGGAGGCGGTGGAGGTCTTCGATGTGGTCCTCGATCGGGAGAATCGGGAGTACCTGGACATCCTCTTCGACCGGCCCCTGGGGGAAGGGCATGTGGGGGAGGTGCTGGGGGAGGCGCCGGCGACCATCGATCCGCCGCTGGCGGGGAATTGGCGCTGGCTGGATGTGAGCTCCCTGCGCTTTGAGCCCAGCGGCGGCTTTCCCATGGCCAGCCAATACGCCGTCACCCTGATTCCCGAGCGTCTGCTGGCGGAGGGCCAGGAGCTGGCGGGGGAGGCGCGGCTGACGGTGCGCACGGACCAATTCCTGGTAGAGACCGTCGAGGTTACCGAAGAGCCCCTGCTGGACGGCGAGGCGAAGGTGGTGCTGCGGGGGACCATCCGCTTCAACTACCCGGTGGATCCGGAGACCCTTGCGCCGCTGATCCGGTTGGAGGATTCCGAGGCCGAAGGCGGGCAGATAGAGGTGAGCCTGGAGCAGGCTTATTGGACCCGGCCGAATATCGGTTTCCGCACCGGGCCGGTGCAGAAGACTTCCCAAGAGCGCTCGGTGCGCCTGGTGGTGGATGCCGCCCTCACCCCCGACGCGGGCAATGTGCCCCTGGGCCAGGCCTTCGTCGAGGAGCTGCTGGTGGGCTCCAAGGACAAGCTGTCGGTGCGCTCGGTGGAGTCCTTCCCCGGGGAGCGGGAGTCGCGCATCGAGGTGGCCTTCTCCTCGCCCGTGACCTCCGCCGCGGCCCGCTCCTTCGTGGCGGTGAGCCCGGACGTGGACTATCGGCTGTCGGCGGCGCGCAACAAGCTCACCCTCACCGGTGCCTTCCAGCCGGGGGCGCGCTACCAGTTGAAGCTTGGCGAAGGGCTGCCGGCGGCGGATCAGGCAGTGCTGCGGGAAGGGGTCAGCTACGACGTGCGGCTGTCGGATCTGGATTCGTCGGCGGACTTCCAGAGTCAGGGCATGTTCCTCTCCGCCCAGGGGCCGCGGGCGGTGGCCATCGAGACGGTGAACGTGCAGAAGGTGACCCTGTCGGTGGACCGGGTCTACCTCAACAATCTCTTCTCCCTCATCACCTACGGCGGCCGGCTGAACACTGACTCCACCTACTCCGGGGCGCGGCTGGCGCGCTCCCTGGGGGATCGGCTGAAGAGCAAGACGCTGCAGATCCAAGGCCAGCGCAATCGCTCCGTCACCACCGTGGTGCCGCTGGCGGAGATGCTGCGGGGGGAGGAGCCGGGGCTGTACCGGGTGCTCCTCAGTCGCCCCGGGGATTGGCAGGCGCAGCAGCGGTGGATCCTGGTCACCGATTTGGGAGCGGTGGCCAAGCGGGGGGATGAGGACTTCCTGGTGTGGGCCGCCTCGTCCCGCACCCTGGCGCCGGCGGCGGGGGCGCGGGTGACCCTCTATTCGGATCAGAATCAGAAGATCGGCGAGGGCATCACCAACGAGTCGGGACTGTGGCGGCTGGGGGATCCGCACAAGCTGCAGGAAACGCAGCCCTTCCTGGTGACGGTGGAGAAGGGCGGCGATTTCACCTTCCTGTACCTCGACCGCATGGGCATCGACACCGCCGGTCTCGAGGTCTCCGGCGCCGAGCCCCGGGGCAGCGGCTACACCGCCTATCTCTATGGCGAGCGCAACCTCTACCGTCCCGGCGAGACCGTGGAAGGAGTGGCCATCGTGCGCTCCGGAGACCTGTCCACGCCGCCGGCCATGCCGGTGTTGCTGCGGCATCGGGATCCCCAGGGCCGGGTCTTGGGCACTCAGCAGCTGCAGCTGGACCGCCGGGGCCTGGCGGAGCTGTCGCTGGAGCTGCCGCCCTACGCTCTCACCGGTGGCCACAGCCTGGAGCTGGAGGCGGCGGAGAAGATTCTCGGCACCTATCGCTTCCAGGTAGAGGAGTTCATCCCCGACCGCATCGAGGTGGCCATCGAGCCGGAGGGGGAGCGGGTCGGCCCCGGCGAGGAGCTGTCCTACACGGTGGAGAGCAGCTACCTCTTCGGGCCGCCGTCGGCGGGGCTGGCAGTGGAGAGCCGGGTGCGGCTGGTCTCGGCTCCTTTCGCTCCCGAGGAGTTTGCCGCCTATGCCTTCGGGGACGGCGACCGCTCTTTCGAGGATCGGGAGATCTTCCACCATCAGGGCAAGCTGGATGACGAGGGCCAGGCCCGGCTGACGGCGCCGGCGGTGGCGGTGTCGGAGGTGCCGGCGGCGCTGGAGGCGGTGGTGACGGCGCGGGTGCAGGAGGCCGGTGGCCGGGGTGTCACCGCACTGACCCGGGTGCCGATCCATCCGGTGCCCTACTACCTCGGGCTCAAACGCCAAGGCGAGGGCTACCCCGAGCCCGGCCAGGAAGTCACGTTTGATTACGTGGCGGTGAGCCCCGCCGGGAAGAAGGCCGGCGCTCAGGAAATCTCCGGAGAGCTGGTGGCGGAGCTGATCTTGGAGCGCTGGAATACGGTGCTGCGCAAGACCCCTTCCGGTACCTATCGCTACGAGTCCAGCCGCGAATCGGTGCCGGTACAGCAGAAGACCCTCTCCGGCAGCGGCCAGGGCACGGTGACCTTCCAGCCTGCGGACTACGGCCGGCATCGCCTGCGCATCAGCGATCCCGCCACCGGTGCCGCCACCTCGGTGGCGTTCTACGTCAGCGGCTGGGGCTACTCGCCGTGGGCCATCGAGAACCCCAGCCGGGTGGAGCTGGACCTGGACCGCGAGGAGTACCGCCCCGGCGACACCGCCACGGTGCAGGTGCGCTCGCCGTTCCCAGGCAAGCTCCTGCTCACCATCGAGGGGGACAAGGTCCTGGACACCCAGGTCCACACCCTGAGCGGCAACACCGCCACCGTGCAGGTGCCCATCCGCGGCTCCTACCGCCCCAACGTCTATGTCGCCGCCACCGTGGTGCGTTCGTCGAAGGATCTGGAGCCCGGCGCCGTGGCCCGGGCTTTCGGCGCTGTGGCGCTGCCGGTGGACCGCATCACCAACCGTCTGCGCACGGACCTGCAGGTGGCGGAGGAGGTGCGCTCCCAGACCGAGGTGGAGATCGGCGTGCGCACGGCGCCGGGAGCGGCGGTGACCATCGCGGCGGTGGACGAGGGAATCCTCCAGCTCATCGCCCAGGAGAGCCCCGAGCCGTTCGAATTCTTCTACCAGCGGCTGGCCCTGGGAGTGCGGTCCTACGACAGCTTCAGCCTCCTGCTGCCGGACGTCGAGGGAGCGGCGCCGGCGGGGGGCGGTGACTTCGCCGACGGTGCGGCGCAATATCTGCGCACCGAGAGCATCCGGCGGGTGAAGCCGGTGGCGTTCTGGAGCGGCGTCGTCACCGCCGACTCCTCCGGGCTGGCCACCACCCGCATCGAGGTACCGGAGTTCCAGGGGGCGCTGCGGGTGATGGCGGTGACCGTGGACGGGCGCAAATTCGGCTCCGCCGACCAGCGCCTGCGGGTGCGGGATCCGCTGGTACTCCTGCCCACTCTGCCGCGGGTGCTCTCCTATCGGGAGACGGTGCGCATCCCCGTCACCGTGCGCAACGACACCGGCGCCGACGGCCCGGTGGAGGTAAGCTTGGAGGTTTCCGGCGACGGCAAGGCGGCGGGGTCGGCGACCCAATCGCCGCAGGTGCCTCACGGCGGCGAGGCGACGATCTACTTCGATCTCGCAACCGCCGAGGCGGGGGACGAGGTGGAGCTGCGCATCACCGCCCGTGCCCAGGGCGAGACCGCCCGCACCACCGGCTGGGTGCCGCTGCGGCCGGATCTGCCGGCGGTGGCCACCCGGCGTAGCGGCCAGCTGCAGGAAGCGCGGCTGGAGCTGCCTCTGGAGGGCGGCGCTCTGCGCGCCGGCACCGAGCAGCGCCGGCTGCGCATCGGTGCGGTGCCGCTGGTGCAATTCAGCGGCCGGCTGCGGGATCTTCTGACCTATCCCTACGGCTGTCTGGAACAGACCGTATCCCGGGCCTTCCCGTTGCTCTATCTGGCGGATCTGGCCCAGCAGCTGGAGCCGGAGCTGCTGGATCCGGAAGCCGGCGCCGCGGATCCCGAGACCTTGGTGCTCGACGCCGCCCGGCGGATCGCTCGGCTGCAGCTGTCCAGCGGCGGCTTCGCTCTGTGGCAGGGGGAGACCCAGCCCGACGCCTGGTCCAGCGTCTACGCCAGTCACTTCCTGGTGGAGGCCCAGCGGGCCGGCTATCCGGTGGATTCGCTGGTGCTCGAGCGGGCGCTGGTCTATCAGGCCGGGCAGGTGCGTTCCAAGGCCACCTATGGGGCCGAGGAGCTGGAGCGTCTGGTCTATTCGCTCTACGTCCTGGCCCGCGCCGGCCGCGGCGATCTGGGCACCATGGACTTTCTGCGGGGCAAGCACGGTCAGGCGCTGCAAACCGACTCCCGGGCCCTGCTGGCGGCGGCCTATGCCGCGGTGGGGGATGGAGACGCGGTGGACGAGCTCCTCGCCGGACTGGGAGAAGTGGAGCGGGTGGAGCGGCAGACCGGTGGCAATCTGGACTCCACCATCCGGCGCCGGGCGCTGACCCTGCTGGCCATGCTCGACGCGGCGCCCCAGAGCCCGCGGCTGCCCCAGCTGGTGGACCGCCTGGCCCGGGACGCCAGCACCGCCGGCGTGTGGACCACCCAGGAGAGCGGCATGACGCTGCTGGCCCTGGGGCAATTCTTCCGCCGCCAGGGTGAGGCGCCGCCAATCTCCGGACGGGTTCTTTTGGGAGACGAGGTGCTGGGCACCTTCGACAGCCGCCAGCCGGCGGTGTTCTCGCGAATCGCCGGCTCGGCGCCGCTGGTGATCGAGGCTCAGACCGCCGGCGGGGACGGCGCCGCGTACTACAGCCTGACCACCCGCGGCGTCCCCACCGACGCCGCCTTCCAGCCCGAGCAAGCCGGCTTGGAGGTTCAGCGAGAGCTGCTGGCGCGGGACGGTCGTGCCCTCTCCGGGCCGGTGCAGCAGGGCGAGCTGGTGGTGCTGCGGGCGCGGGTGCGCAGCGTCGTCGGGCCGGTGAAGAATGTGGTGGTGGAGGCGTTGCTGCCCTCGGGCCTGGAGATCGAGAATCCACGCCTGGAGACCACCGAGACCCTCACCTGGGTCACCGACGCCGCCGGCGCTCCGCGCTATGTGGATCTGCGGGATGACCGGGCGCTGCTCTTCGTCGATCTGCCGGCCAATTCCTGGCAGACCTATTACACGGTGCTGCGGGCGGTGACGCCGGGGCAGTTCCGCCTGCCGCCGATCCACGCCGAGGCGATGTACGACCCGGCGCTGCGGGCGACGGGGCAGAGGAGCACTCTGGAGGTCGCCGTTCAGGAATGA